The Rhodopirellula islandica genome segment GCGCCGTCCGCTCGAGTTGGACGAAATCCAATCACGCCTGAAGCAGTTCCAGTTGGCCGGCCGCCAGGAATCGCTGGAGGATGAGGATTCCCCTGAAACGCTGATCTACGAATTCCGGCCGGAAGTGGGCGGCCACTTGCTGGTCACGCCGGCATCGATCCCCTGGCCCGATGACATGGGTGATCCAGATGAATCACCGGAGCGATTCGTCGCTTGGTCACTCGGCCAATTCGGACCACTCGCATTCCCCGGATGCCTCTCGCGAGCTTGCGACCAAACGCGGCACTGGGACGACATGCCGGACATCCAATCCGAGCACACCTGCCATATCCGGTTGTTGATCAGCTACGTGCTGGGCACCGAAGAAGACGAAGAGGAGGACGATGATGATCTGCCTCTCGTTCCCGATGACTACGAAGCCATCGACGAATTGCATTTCTTGACCAAAGCCGTTGCCGCGCTGCTCGAGTCGCCCGACGCGATTTGCTACTTCAATCCCGGCGGCGAAGTCCTGTGTGACGAAAACGTTCTTCGCCAAGGACTCAACCACGCTTGGAACCTGGAACTGCCACCGCTGGACATGTGGACGAATGTCCGGGTGTACGTTGATGACAATCGATTTGCGATCATGGACACCGTCGGCAACGGCCAGTTCGATCTGCCGGACATGGAAGCCGTGTTCCCGCTGTCGGAATACGTTGCCGAAGATGTCGAGCGATTTCTCCGCCACGCCTCGCTGTATTTGTTAGCGGGCGACGAAGAAGTGACGACGGGTGACACGGCCGACGGCCCTGGAGGCCAGACTTGGTTGGCGATGGAATGTGACCAATCGCTCTCCGATCCGCCTCGCCCCACGATTCGCTGGATCCCAGAAGACGGTCGCGAGATCCCCGAACACCTGCTGGACCCCGGGACGATCGACGAAGACTTTTCGGCGTTCGATGATGACGTCGACGAAGCCTTCTTGGACGATCATGATTTTGGTTCCGGCGGGTTCGATCCCAGTGGCACGGAGTACCTGGATTCCGAGCCGTTCGACCCTGACAAACCAGACGACGACGATTGACCCCTTGGAATGCGCTGGACACCTCCTCAGCAAAACTCCCTGCGGCAAACGTCGGTTCCGGCAAACCAACGCTCATCTCGATTCTATTTCCGTTTGACCGCGATCCTTTTTGACCCGCAGCGCAGACCATGTCCAATACAATTGTCATCTTCGGTGCCAGTGGCGACCTGACCAGCCGCAAACTGATCCCCGCGCTCTTCCGGCTCTTCTCTCGCGGACGGTTACCGGAATCGACTCGCATCGTGGGCGTCTCGCGAAGCCCCTACGAACATTCCCAGTGGCGTGAGTCGCTTCGCGAAACGACGGAGAAGTACGTCGGCAAATCATTCCGCGCTGAAGCATGGGACTCCTTCGCGCCCAACATCTACTATCAGCCTGGCGACATCAAAGACGCGGACTCGTTCCAATCCCTCGCGAAGTTCTTGGATGAAATCGAAGAAGGCAAACCGACCGGTCGTGTTTATTACCTGTCGACGATGCCGCAGTTGTACGAAGAAGCCATCCAACAACTCGGTGACGCAGGATTGGCACGCGACGAGAACGGCGCTCGACGCGTGATCATCGAAAAACCATTCGGCACCGATCTGAAAACGGCTCAAAACCTCAACGAATCGATCCACCACGTTTTTCGCGAAGACCAGATCTATCGGATCGATCACTACCTGGGCAAGGAAACGGTTCAGAACATCTTTGCACTGCGGTTCGCCAACAGCATCTTTGAACCACTCTGGAATCGGAATTACATCGATCACGTTCAGATCACCGTGGCCGAAGAAGTCGTCATTGGCCGCCGGGCAGGGTATTACGACAACAGCGGCATCCTCCGCGACATGTTCCAAAACCATATCCTGCAACTGATGATGATCACGGCGATGGAACCGCCGGCAAAATTCGACGCGACCTTGGTTCGAGACGAAAAGGTCAAGGTGCTTCATAGCGTCCGCAAAATGACCGGCGGCGATTTCGCGGCCCAAACCGTTCGCGGCCAATACGATGGCTACTTGCAAGAAGAAGGCGTGCCACCGGACAGCCAGACTGAGACGTTCGCCGCTTTGAAACTCTATTGCGACAACTGGCGGTGGCAGGGTGTGCCGTTCTTCTTGCGCAGCGGCAAAGGCATGTCATGCCGCACCACCCAGATCGTCATCCAGTTCAAAAACGTTCCTCACCAATTGTTCGGCGGATCCAAACGCCACAACAAACTGGGCAACCGCTTGGTCATCCAAGTCCAACCGGCCGAAGGCATTCAATTGCACTTTGAAACCAAGGTCGCTGATGCAGGAATGAAAACTCGCACCAATCACTTGGAGTTCAATTTCCAAGATTCGATCGGTGGCGACGAGATGCCCGATGCGTACCAGCGACTGCTACTCGACGCGGTCCAGGGTGACGCCAGCCTGTTTGCCCGTGGTGACGAAGTGGAACTCGCCTGGAGCATCATCGACCCGATTATCGAAGCCTGGCGAAGCCCGGCCTCCCCGCCGCTGCACAGCTACCCAACCGGACTGTGGGGCCCCGAAGAATGCTCGCAGTGGATGTTCGACCAGAAACGCGAATGGTTCGACGTCTGCCCCGTCATCTGATCTGGCACCCGGGATTGAATTGCATCGGAACTCGGATCGGAACTCGGATCGGAATGCGCCAACTCGAAACCATTCCCTCCGCTTGAGCGATGGACCTCCAATGAGTCGAGCGACCAACTGCATCGTGGGCTCAAGAACAGCTTGCGAAGATCTGACTCGTTGAATTGGCAAACCCAACTGCCCAGAGAAAGCAAAGGCCCAACAACCAACCACTTCGTAGAAAAGTGACAGTCAGCTCACAAGGAAGTGGTCCATCAGATGAACAAGTCGACCTGCCTCTCAATCAGCGACCGCGACCAAAATGGCGCCAGCCGAAATGAGTAGCACACCGAGCGTTGCCAACATCGACAACCGCTCATTCAAAAACAGAAACGCGATGATCGCCACCAACACCACGCTCATCTTGTCGATGCTCGCCACCTGCCCGGCCTTGCCAAGATCAAGTGCCCGAAAGTAGCAAATCCAGCTCGCTCCCGTTGCCAGTCCCGACAGGACCAAAAAACCAACCGACCGCCGTGACAACGAGCGAACGATTGAAAATTGTCCGCTCACAAACAACAGACTGGAGACAAAGACCAAAATCACAATGGTCCGCACAAACGTGGCCACGTCCGGCGGCACGCCTTTCACACCCAATTTGGCAAACACCGCCGTGAGCGCCGCAGCCAATGCCGACAACACCGCCCAGAACTGCCAACTGGACACCAAACTTTGAAACACATTCATGCGGGGTCGCCGAAAGAAACTTTGATCATTTCGGCTTAGCAGAACGGCCCAGGCCCAAACTGTCAAAAGCTCGCCCCCGCACTCGGCGGGCAAAAGCAAATCGACAGTCACTCGGGCCCATACAAACGCCCGACTTCCAACAAGACGCCCCATTCATCGCGGGCCGCATCAAACCAACTTCGTCTAAATACCAAATCGATGTTCGCCATTCTTGGCCGCTCGATGAGTTTCGACCGTGTCTTGCTCGCTCCCTGGATCCCCTTGCGATTTCATCCATCGGTCCAGCTCTTCGCTGAGTTCTTGACGGACCCCTGTCAAACTGGAATCTTCGATCAAGTTGTTCATCTCGTATGGGTCGCTGGCTAGGTCGTAGAGTTCTTGTTCGGGGCGCAACTGGTATCGCTGAATCAGCCGCAACACCTCAGGCTGTTCGAAGCTTTGGTACACCCACGTCTGCCAGTACTTGTTGTTCAGTTCGCCCTTGCCCTTGATACCCATCAAGTGCTTTTCGATGTACAGATTCTCGTTCTGCAAATTGCGGATGTAGTGGTACCGACCATCGGTGATCGACCGAATGGGATAGGGAGGCCCCTCCGGCACATTGTTGTGAGTCCCATAAGCATATTCGCGATGGGCATCGCTCTCACCGCGAAGCACACCGGCGAAGCTGGATCCATCAAACGCCTCCGGACGAGGCTCCGCCCCTGCGATGTCCATCAACGTCGGCAACACATCTGCGTACTGAACCAGGGCATCCGTCCTCGTTCCTGCCGCGACGACGCCGGGCCACTTCACGATCAACCCAGTGTGCACGCCCGTGTTGTAGTTCGTCCATTTGTTGCCGGGGAACTGCGAGCCTTGTTCAGAGGTGAACAACACCATTGTCTCATCCGTTTTTCCAACCGCATCCAGCTCACTCATGATTTGCCCGAACTGGCCATCCATGTAAGTGATCTCCGCCAAGTAGCGACCGAACGCGGACCGGGTCTCCGGCGTGTCGCCAATGTTGGGCGGCAACTTCAGCTTTCCAGGCGGATACGCACTGGCGTCACCCATCACCCAAGGCACATGCGGTTCAACCAAGGCAACGACCAAGCAAAACGGCTGAGCGTCATCGCGATCCATGAACTCACGAATGGAGTCAAGCTGCATCGGTCGCGTTGGATTGCGAACGCAGTTCTTGTCGCAACCATCCACCACCTCAAACGGAAACGCCGATCGAGGTGAGACATGAACCTTGCCAGCCAACCCCACGCGATACCCGTGCCGCGAAAGATGTTGCGGCATGCTCTCGATGTCACCGCGACTAGCGGAGTGGTTCCAATTGCAACCGTTCCGCATCGGATACAACCCCGAGTACAGCTCCGCACGACAGGGCTGGCAAATCGCCTCAGCCAGGAACGCTCGATCAAACGTCAGACCCTGGTTGGCGAGCTCTTCCAAGTGAGGCGTTTTCGCATTCTCGCCCCCGTACATTGGCAAGTCGTTGTACGTGCAATCGTCCGCCATGACGATCAGAACATTCGGACGTGGTGTATCGGCGGATGCCTCCATTCCAATCGGGAACAGCTGAAACGCGAACAGCAAACAGGCGATGGCAATGGTTCTAAGAGCGAAATGCATGGAAACCAGGCGTCGAGGGGATGATTGCGGTGAGGATGCCAGCAAAACCATTTTTGCAGCAGCGCAAATATCTTAACCTCAACAGCCGGTGTCAACCAAATTCACTTGCAATCGCCAGGCCCGTCAGAACGCCCCGGCTTCAGGTCACGCTGCGTCGGCGGCTTCGGAAGCCGCGTTCAATTTGTTGTAGAGCGTCTTCAGTGACACGCCCAGCTCTTCCGCGACTGCCTTTTTGTTGCCGCTATGACGAGTCATCGAACGCTCAATCGCCAGCTGCTCAATCTCGCGCATCGTCATCGGAGCAGAATCAGCCAGGTCGGCACGAAGCTGACGTCGGGCAAAGTGTTGCGGCAAATGCTCCACGTCGATCGGCAAGGCGTCGCACAGCACCGAAGCGTGCTCAATCACGTTGGCCAGCTCTCGAACATTGCCCGGCCATTGATGAGCCTGCAATTCAGCCATCGCAGCCTCGGTGAACAGCTGACCGTCGCCGCCATCGGCACGGTGCCGCCGCAGCAAGTGCTCAGCCAACGCCGGCAAATCGTCAATGCGATCACGGAGCGCCGGCAACTGCAACTCAAACGTGTTGATGCGGAACATCAAATCCTCGCGGAAAGAGCCCTCACCGACCATCTTTTCGAGATCACGGTGCGTCGCGCAGACCACTCGGACATCCACCTTGATGCTCTGATTGTCACCGAGCCGGCGGATGTCTCCCGTTTCCAACACGCGAAGCAACTTGGCTTGGACCGCCAAAGGCAACTCGCCAACTTCATCCAAGAACAGGGTGCCGCCACTGGCGACTTCGAACAACCCCATCCGTCCTGAGTCCGCTCCCGTGAAGGCACCTTTGACGTGCCCAAACAGTTCGCTTTCAATCAAAGTTTCTGGCAGCGCACCGCAGTTGATCGCAACGAATGGTTGTTCACTTCGAAGGCTTTCGTCTGCGATCGCGCGAGCGACCAATTCTTTGCCGCATCCGGTCTCGCCACGAATCAAAACGGTCGATTCAGTGGGGGCGACCTTCGCAATCAGCTTGCGGACGGCATTCATCGACTGATTTTCACCAATCAAATTGGAATCACCTTCGGCACGCTGCAGCCGATGACGCAGCGCGGCCACCAATCGATTCCACTCACGGCGTTCGCTGACGCGGCCCATCAAAGCAGAGATATCCGCCAATCGACAGGGCTTCATCAAATAGTCAAACGTGCCGTGGCGAAGTGCTTCGATCGCGGTCTCCTGGCTGGGTTTGCCCGTCATCACAACCGCTTCGATTTCAGGTCGAATTTCGCGAGCGCGAGCAATCACATCGATCCCGCTCATCCCCGGCATATCGAGGTCGACCAGCAAGCAATCGATCGGTTCTTTGGACAACACTTCAACGGCGGTTTCGCCGTCCGGGCACACCGTCACGCGATATCCCATCCGCGGCAATTCCGTGCCCATCAACTTTTGCAATTGAGGCTCGTCGTCCGCGAAAAGAATGTGCATGCCGTCGGGCTTAGGCTGCTTGGGTTTGCTGGGCATCTTGGAATTTCCAACTTTCGTACGCGGGGGAGGTGACTTCTTCGGTGATCGCGGCAACAGGCAATCGCAATTCAAATTCGCTGCCATGGTTCTCGCCTTCGCTGCGAGCGACCAATTGACCGCCGTGCTGACAAACGATGCGGTGCGAAATGCTGAGACCCAATCCGGTGCCGGTGCCATCACGACGGCGGGTGAAGAACGGCTCAAACAAGTGAGCCTGGACTTCGGCGGACATCCCGCACCCAGTGTCCTTGACTCGAACGTTCGACATTTTCAGACCTTGGCTGATGAAGATGTCGACGCTGCCGTCGCAATCAACACTTTCCAAGGCGTTCGTCACCAAGTTCAAAATGACTTGGCGAATCTCCTGATCGTTGGCGTACACCGTGGCCGAGTCGTCGCCGAACAATCGGACGGATTGGCATTTGTACTTGCCCAACGTCCCGACCATTTCGATCACGTCGTTGACCAAGGGAACGATGTCAAATTCGGTTTTCTCGACTTGTCCCATCCGACTGAACAACAGCATCTTTTCGATGATCGACTTGCACCGGAACGCTTCGCCTTCGATGCGTTGCAAGTTCTCACGCCAGTTTTCGGTCATCTCGCCATCAAGCAAACGCTCATCGTCGGGCAGCATCATCAAGTCATTCATGCGTGACTCAATCGCCTCGGCACTCCAAGCGATCGCCGCCATCGGGTTGTTGATTTCATGCGCAAAACCGGCGGCCAAGAAACCGACCCCAGCAAGTTGCTCGTTGCGAATCACCTCTTGTGAGCGAACCTTGACCTCTTGGTCCAGTTCATCGCACATCTTTTCGATGTGGGCCAAGCTATTTTGAAAGCGATCCGTCATCTCATTCAATATCACGGCAAGTTCCCCCAGCTCGTCCCCGGTGCCCAGGTCGATTCGATGCTCGAACTGGCCGCGAGCGACCAGGCGCGCCCCAATGACCAAGTTATTGAACGGTGCCAGCACACTGGTCTGAAAGATCCAAACCATCACCCCGGCAATCACCATCGCGGCAGCGAAGGCAATCCAAGCGACGCCAATGCCGAGTCGATAGCGGCTCTTCACGTGGTCGCTGAACGCCGCCATTTGGCTGTGAATCAAAACCAAGTGAGCGCGAGTTTCGCCAACCAAGCTTTCCAGTCGTTCATCGAGCTTGTTGCGGCTGGTTTGCCGGTCGATGACCAGGTAATCCAAATTGTGCTGGTTGTCTCGAATCTCATTGAGAATTTCGCGAACGGTGCCCAACGACGCGTGCTGCGTTTCCGGATTGATCAACGTGGCACCGGCTTCCACATCCTGCGGTTGCTCGACCTTCACCTTCACCATCGTCGCGTAGGTTTCGAGGGCGCGATCGAGTTCGCTGATCGTTTCCCGGAATGTCTCGTTCTCCAACTGCAGATCGGAGTGCGGCATTCCAAATGCATTGATCATCGTCGCCTGGGCTCGCATCTGGCACAGCCGCGTGTTGCTGTCCCGAGCCTTCGCCGCGGCTTGGGCCATTTGTGTTGCCATCGGCAACTCTTTCGCTCGCGAACTGATCGCGTCGGCCAAGTTTCGATATTGATACAGCCCCAGAATCCCCACACCGCCCAGCGTGATCACCAAAGCGACCAAAACCAGTGTTCCAGTGAGCAGCTTGCCTTGAATCGATGTCAGCTTGGGGAACTTCCCTCGCGGTGCCAAACGCCAGACTCCGGAGTCAGTGCGGAAGCGACGCTTTCGGCTGGACCACTTTGCCGCAGCTTTTTCGGCGGAGTATTCCTGCCCGTCGCTGCGATTCTGCTGGGAGGGAGCCTCCCCGGCCGTGAACAGGGATTCGCCAGACGGGGAATTGTTGGAATCACTCGACGCCGACTCGTGGAGCGGCATCGGAATGGTCGCCCCGTCAGCAGAGCGTTCATCCGTTTCGGAGCCAAAGAGAGGCGCCGGCGGTTGCGTTGCAGCAAGACTGCCCGCCTCATGAGGTCTGTTTTTTCGCATCCGAATCGGCATCCTTGACCACTACGGTGTGAAACATCCTGTTCAACATTTCGAAGCGTATCGCCGGCGTCGCGGAGTGGCAAGAGCGGATCGAACTTGCGTTACAGAAGGGCGATTTTCTATACCCCCATCCTGAACTTTGCTCCACGATCGCCGGGGACCGTCACACGTGACCAAGACCATCTTTTTTTCCGTCGGAGAACCGAGCGGCGACCAACACGCCGCTCGACTGATTCGCCAATTGACGAATCCAGGTGGGCTCGCGATCCAAAACGACGAACGAATCATCTGCCGCGGTTTCGGCGGCCCATCCATGCTGGCCGCCGGTTGTCGCGTTGACCTGGACCTGACCCGGCACGCTGTCGTCGGAATTGTGGAAGTGCTGCCCAAAATCCGCGAATTCTTCCGGTTTGCTGACCAAGCCGAGGCCATCTTTCGGTCCGGTTCCGTGGACTCGGTCGTCCTGGTCGACTTCCCCGGCTTCAATTGGCACATCGCTAAACGAGCCAAGAAGCACGGCATTCCCGTCCACTACTATTGCCCGCCGCAACTGTGGGCCTGGGGTGCATGGCGAGTCCGCAAAATGAAACGCACGGTCGATCATGTCGTCGCAGTGCTGCCGGTCGAAGAGTCGTTCTTCAACCAGCACGCCATTCCCGTCAGCCTGGTTGGGCATCCGTTCTTCGACGCCGTCGAGGAACAGCAACTCGACACCGCGGTGATGCGACGCTTCCACCAGCAAACTCAATCAGGCGAGCGAATTGTTGCTGTCCTGCCAGGATCTCGCGATCACGAAGTCCGCTCGAATTTCCCGATCCAGCTCGAGACCATCCGTCGCCTGCACCGTGAATTGAGCGAAACGGGTGAGAACGTGCGATTCGCTGTCGCTGCCTACCGAGACAAGCAATGCCTCTGGTGCCGTGAACAACTCACCGAAAATGACACCGACCTGCCGATTGACTTTTACGTGGACTGCACCTCGGAAATCATCGAAGCAGCGCACTGCGCGATGATGGTCAGCGGCAGCGTCAGCCTCGAACTGCTGGCTCGCGAAACACCCGCGGCGGTGATCTACCGAGTCGGGCGAGTGCTGCATGCGGTCGGCAAACGCGTCTTGAAGATCGACAGCGTCACACTCCCCAACCTGATGGCCGGGCGAAAGCTGTATCCCGAATTCATCTCGGTGGGCGACCCAGCCCCCGCGGTCGATTTCTTGACCGAAACCATGCGAGCGATGCTGCAGGACAGCTTCTACTACGCAAAAACCCGACGCGACCTGCAGCAATTGCGGGAAAAACACGCGAGCCCGGGAGCGTCCGCCCGAGCGGCTGAACTCCTGCGATCCAAGCTGTTCCAAGCCGCCGACGAAGCACCGGAAAAGAATTCTCACGCAGTGCAAACCCAAACGCGACGAGCTGCGTAACAGCCCGGGTCCATCTCTTCCCGCGGTCCTCTTTTCGTATCCACGCCGAAATGAACCAGCCTGAATCGTCCAAGTCGTTGTTTTTGGGCGGTGCCGCCAAAGCGACTGCCGCCAATCGCGAAAAAGATGTTCCCAGAATGGGAGCGGAAGCAGGCTACGAAGCGGTTGTCGTCGAAGATGTCGCTCCCGTTCGCATCAGTGCGTTCATCGGCTTCTTCATCGCAATCGCCAGTTTCACCGCAGCCGTTGGCAAACCAATGCTGGTGCTGCCCGTCCTGGCGATCGCATTCTGCTTGTTCGCGTTGCGAAAGCACTCTGGGGCCGCCAAACCCGTCGGAACCACGGTTGCCAGAATCGGTCTCGTCCTGGCCTGCCTGTTTGGGGCGACCGGCTTCTTTGTCCACTATCTGAAATACCGCACCCTTGGCGACCAAGCCGTCTACTTCGCCCAGGAATACCTGGAATTGGCCGCGAACGGCGAAGAAGCCCTGGCACTGGAACTGCAAAAGTCAGCCCCCAACCGCCAAGTCTCCACGATGAA includes the following:
- a CDS encoding DUF4261 domain-containing protein; the encoded protein is MAKGLFTQGMCVLLRRPLELDEIQSRLKQFQLAGRQESLEDEDSPETLIYEFRPEVGGHLLVTPASIPWPDDMGDPDESPERFVAWSLGQFGPLAFPGCLSRACDQTRHWDDMPDIQSEHTCHIRLLISYVLGTEEDEEEDDDDLPLVPDDYEAIDELHFLTKAVAALLESPDAICYFNPGGEVLCDENVLRQGLNHAWNLELPPLDMWTNVRVYVDDNRFAIMDTVGNGQFDLPDMEAVFPLSEYVAEDVERFLRHASLYLLAGDEEVTTGDTADGPGGQTWLAMECDQSLSDPPRPTIRWIPEDGREIPEHLLDPGTIDEDFSAFDDDVDEAFLDDHDFGSGGFDPSGTEYLDSEPFDPDKPDDDD
- the zwf gene encoding glucose-6-phosphate dehydrogenase; protein product: MSNTIVIFGASGDLTSRKLIPALFRLFSRGRLPESTRIVGVSRSPYEHSQWRESLRETTEKYVGKSFRAEAWDSFAPNIYYQPGDIKDADSFQSLAKFLDEIEEGKPTGRVYYLSTMPQLYEEAIQQLGDAGLARDENGARRVIIEKPFGTDLKTAQNLNESIHHVFREDQIYRIDHYLGKETVQNIFALRFANSIFEPLWNRNYIDHVQITVAEEVVIGRRAGYYDNSGILRDMFQNHILQLMMITAMEPPAKFDATLVRDEKVKVLHSVRKMTGGDFAAQTVRGQYDGYLQEEGVPPDSQTETFAALKLYCDNWRWQGVPFFLRSGKGMSCRTTQIVIQFKNVPHQLFGGSKRHNKLGNRLVIQVQPAEGIQLHFETKVADAGMKTRTNHLEFNFQDSIGGDEMPDAYQRLLLDAVQGDASLFARGDEVELAWSIIDPIIEAWRSPASPPLHSYPTGLWGPEECSQWMFDQKREWFDVCPVI
- a CDS encoding EamA family transporter; its protein translation is MNVFQSLVSSWQFWAVLSALAAALTAVFAKLGVKGVPPDVATFVRTIVILVFVSSLLFVSGQFSIVRSLSRRSVGFLVLSGLATGASWICYFRALDLGKAGQVASIDKMSVVLVAIIAFLFLNERLSMLATLGVLLISAGAILVAVAD
- a CDS encoding sulfatase-like hydrolase/transferase, whose amino-acid sequence is MHFALRTIAIACLLFAFQLFPIGMEASADTPRPNVLIVMADDCTYNDLPMYGGENAKTPHLEELANQGLTFDRAFLAEAICQPCRAELYSGLYPMRNGCNWNHSASRGDIESMPQHLSRHGYRVGLAGKVHVSPRSAFPFEVVDGCDKNCVRNPTRPMQLDSIREFMDRDDAQPFCLVVALVEPHVPWVMGDASAYPPGKLKLPPNIGDTPETRSAFGRYLAEITYMDGQFGQIMSELDAVGKTDETMVLFTSEQGSQFPGNKWTNYNTGVHTGLIVKWPGVVAAGTRTDALVQYADVLPTLMDIAGAEPRPEAFDGSSFAGVLRGESDAHREYAYGTHNNVPEGPPYPIRSITDGRYHYIRNLQNENLYIEKHLMGIKGKGELNNKYWQTWVYQSFEQPEVLRLIQRYQLRPEQELYDLASDPYEMNNLIEDSSLTGVRQELSEELDRWMKSQGDPGSEQDTVETHRAAKNGEHRFGI
- a CDS encoding sigma-54-dependent transcriptional regulator, with protein sequence MHILFADDEPQLQKLMGTELPRMGYRVTVCPDGETAVEVLSKEPIDCLLVDLDMPGMSGIDVIARAREIRPEIEAVVMTGKPSQETAIEALRHGTFDYLMKPCRLADISALMGRVSERREWNRLVAALRHRLQRAEGDSNLIGENQSMNAVRKLIAKVAPTESTVLIRGETGCGKELVARAIADESLRSEQPFVAINCGALPETLIESELFGHVKGAFTGADSGRMGLFEVASGGTLFLDEVGELPLAVQAKLLRVLETGDIRRLGDNQSIKVDVRVVCATHRDLEKMVGEGSFREDLMFRINTFELQLPALRDRIDDLPALAEHLLRRHRADGGDGQLFTEAAMAELQAHQWPGNVRELANVIEHASVLCDALPIDVEHLPQHFARRQLRADLADSAPMTMREIEQLAIERSMTRHSGNKKAVAEELGVSLKTLYNKLNAASEAADAA
- a CDS encoding sensor histidine kinase, whose protein sequence is MPLHESASSDSNNSPSGESLFTAGEAPSQQNRSDGQEYSAEKAAAKWSSRKRRFRTDSGVWRLAPRGKFPKLTSIQGKLLTGTLVLVALVITLGGVGILGLYQYRNLADAISSRAKELPMATQMAQAAAKARDSNTRLCQMRAQATMINAFGMPHSDLQLENETFRETISELDRALETYATMVKVKVEQPQDVEAGATLINPETQHASLGTVREILNEIRDNQHNLDYLVIDRQTSRNKLDERLESLVGETRAHLVLIHSQMAAFSDHVKSRYRLGIGVAWIAFAAAMVIAGVMVWIFQTSVLAPFNNLVIGARLVARGQFEHRIDLGTGDELGELAVILNEMTDRFQNSLAHIEKMCDELDQEVKVRSQEVIRNEQLAGVGFLAAGFAHEINNPMAAIAWSAEAIESRMNDLMMLPDDERLLDGEMTENWRENLQRIEGEAFRCKSIIEKMLLFSRMGQVEKTEFDIVPLVNDVIEMVGTLGKYKCQSVRLFGDDSATVYANDQEIRQVILNLVTNALESVDCDGSVDIFISQGLKMSNVRVKDTGCGMSAEVQAHLFEPFFTRRRDGTGTGLGLSISHRIVCQHGGQLVARSEGENHGSEFELRLPVAAITEEVTSPAYESWKFQDAQQTQAA
- the lpxB gene encoding lipid-A-disaccharide synthase, with translation MTKTIFFSVGEPSGDQHAARLIRQLTNPGGLAIQNDERIICRGFGGPSMLAAGCRVDLDLTRHAVVGIVEVLPKIREFFRFADQAEAIFRSGSVDSVVLVDFPGFNWHIAKRAKKHGIPVHYYCPPQLWAWGAWRVRKMKRTVDHVVAVLPVEESFFNQHAIPVSLVGHPFFDAVEEQQLDTAVMRRFHQQTQSGERIVAVLPGSRDHEVRSNFPIQLETIRRLHRELSETGENVRFAVAAYRDKQCLWCREQLTENDTDLPIDFYVDCTSEIIEAAHCAMMVSGSVSLELLARETPAAVIYRVGRVLHAVGKRVLKIDSVTLPNLMAGRKLYPEFISVGDPAPAVDFLTETMRAMLQDSFYYAKTRRDLQQLREKHASPGASARAAELLRSKLFQAADEAPEKNSHAVQTQTRRAA
- a CDS encoding protein-tyrosine phosphatase family protein, with the protein product MNQPESSKSLFLGGAAKATAANREKDVPRMGAEAGYEAVVVEDVAPVRISAFIGFFIAIASFTAAVGKPMLVLPVLAIAFCLFALRKHSGAAKPVGTTVARIGLVLACLFGATGFFVHYLKYRTLGDQAVYFAQEYLELAANGEEALALELQKSAPNRQVSTMKLDAAYELDQSAQEQLDNFRGGAYADVQKVGPDIQWELDRRPRVFQKYGREKVDTYWRDPTGSFSGVIQIEMEWHPTKDDESADWQVTLFQIERELLVAPAIL